One Gossypium raimondii isolate GPD5lz chromosome 3, ASM2569854v1, whole genome shotgun sequence genomic window carries:
- the LOC105795074 gene encoding calmodulin-binding transcription activator 2 isoform X2 — translation MADQASYSLAPRLDIDHILLEAQHRWLRPAEICEILRNYQKFHISSEPPTGPPSGSLFLFDRKVLRYFRKDGHNWRKKKDGKTVKEAHEKLKVGSIDVLHCYYAHGEENENFQRRSYWMLEQDLTHIVFVHYLEVKGRTIGGISHVSNSQTSSPSTSSYPDSHTKAPSGNADSASPTSTLTSLCEDADSDSHQASSRFCTLPQQGNASVMDKIDSGFLNHFSPHQYPDHKGWSSIPGVNEVSHLHGDRPRDIDYGTCMTEARKTPDLPSWEQDLGQYLPVCAAASSHTSATSTQPDTMSISLQQQNMMKGKLLTVKSASAEFGNPLSTESNWQIPSADNALELPKWLMDSSSNFELPYDTRFFEQKTHDFQLPNALEEITSHDVLKDDDSDSVTKTYPENDIYLDGNVNYAFSLKKSLLNGEENLKKVDSFSRWITKELGEVDDLQMQSSSGLAWSTVECGNVSDDASLSPSLSQDQLFSIVDFSPKWAYIDLETEVLIIGTFLKSQEEVAKYNWSCMFGEVEVPAEVIADGILSCYAPPHNVGQVPFYVTCSNRVACSEVREFDYRAGVTKDINVFDIYGLTSREMLLRLKTLLSLKSFSPCNHHCQGVVEKRELIAKIISMKEEEECHQFVDPSSDQDLSEYEEKERLLQRLMKEKLYSWLLHKIVEDGKGPNIVDEKGQGVLHLAAALGYDWAINPTVSAGVSINFRDVNGWTALHWAAFCGRERTVAILVSVGAAPGALTDPSPEFPLGRTPADLASANGHKGISGFLAESSLTSYLSSLTMDDQKEAVQTVSDRIATSVNYSDAQDILSLKDSITAVCNATQAADRIHQMFRMQSFQRKQLRESSDGVSGEHVISLLTTKTRRPFQSDGVAHAAATQIQKKFRGWKKRKEFLLIRKRIVKIQAHVRGHQVRKQYKTFVWSVGILEKVILRWRRKGSGLRGFRRDAIIKPDPQCTLPEEDEYDFLKEGRKQTEERFQKALTRVKSMAQNPEGRGQYRRLLTLVQGIQENKACNMVLNSTEEVAVADEDFLDVDSLLDDDTFMSIAFE, via the exons ATGGCGGATCAAGCCTCGTATAGTTTGGCTCCCAGATTAG ATATTGACCATATATTACTGGAAGCCCAGCATAGATGGTTGCGACCTGCTGAGATCTGTGAAATTCTTCGTAATTATCAAAAGTTTCATATTTCATCAGAGCCTCCTACCGGACCCCCAA GTggttcactttttctttttgatcgGAAGGTTTTAAGATACTTTAGGAAGGATGGGCATAATTGGAGGAAGAAGAAGGATGGAAAGACTGTGAAGGAAGCTCATGAGAAGCTGAAG GTTGGAAGCATTGATGTGTTGCACTGCTACTACGCCCAtggagaagagaatgaaaactttcaaaggCGCAGCTATTGGATGCTTGAACA GGATTTGACGCATATAGTTTTTGTGCACTACTTGGAAGTCAAG GGTAGGACAATTGGAGGCATAAGTCATGTATCAAATTCACAAACAAGCAGTCCTTCAACTTCTAGCTACCCTGATAGTCATACGAAAGCACCTTCTGGAAATGCGGATTCGGCAAGCCCTACCAGCACTTTAACATCCTTATGTGAAGATGCTGATTCTg ATAGTCACCAAGCAAGTTCTAGATTCTGTACATTGCCCCAACAAGGAAATGCTTCTGTGATGGACAAGATAGATTCTGGTTTCTTGAACCATTTTTCTCCGCATCAGTATCCAG ATCATAAAGGTTGGTCGTCAATTCCTGGAGTAAATGAAGTTTCACATCTTCATGGAGATAGACCTAGGGATATTGATTATGGAACTTGCATGACTGAAGCTCGAAAAACACCTGATTTGCCATCTTGGGAACAAGACTTGGGGCAATATTTGCCTGTATGTGCTGCTGCATCTTCTCATACTTCAGCGACTTCCACTCAACCTGATACTATGAGTATCAGCCTGCAACAACAAAACATGATGAAAGGAAAGTTATTAACTGTCAAGAGTGCTAGCGCAGAGTTTGGGAATCCTCTGTCAACAGAATCAAATTGGCAG ATTCCTTCAGCTGACAATGCATTGGAGTTGCCCAAATGGTTGATGGATTCATCATCAAATTTCGAATTGCCATATGATACTAGGTTTTTTGAGCAAAAGACTCATGATTTTCAGTTACCGAATGCTCTTGAGGAAATTACTAGTCATGATGTTCTAAAAGATGATGATTCTGATTCTGTCACGAAAACATATCCTGAGAATGATATATATTTGGACGGAAACGTCAACTATGCTTTCTCTCTGAAAAAATCATTACTTAATGGAGAAGAAAACTTGAAGAAAGTTGACAGTTTTTCACGATGGATTACTAAAGAACTTGGAGAAGTAGATGATCTGCAGATGCAGTCCTCATCTGGTCTTGCCTGGAGCACTGTTGAGTGTGGAAATGTATCGGATGATGCCTCTTTGAGCCCCTCTCTCTCCCAAGACCAACTTTTCAGCATAGTTGATTTTTCACCAAAGTGGGCTTACATAGACCTAGAAACTGAG GTGTTGATAATTGGAACATTTTTGAAGAGTCAAGAGGAAGTAGCAAAATATAACTGGTCATGCATGTTTGGTGAAGTGGAGGTTCCGGCTGAGGTTATTGCTGATGGCATTCTTTCCTGTTATGCTCCACCTCACAATGTTGGGCAAGTCCCATTTTATGTCACATGTTCCAACAGGGTAGCTTGTAGTGAAGTCCGAGAATTTGACTATCGAGCTGGGGTCACTAAAGACATAAAtgtttttgatatatatggTCTTACTTCAAGAGAAATGCTGCTGCGACTTAAAACACTACTTTCTCTGAAATCTTTCAGTCCTTGTAATCATCATTGTCAAGGTGTTGTGGAGAAACGAGAATTAATTGCTAAAATTATATCAATGAAAGAGGAAGAGGAATGTCACCAGTTTGTAGACCCCTCATCTGACCAGGATTTGTCTGAATATGAAGAAAAGGAGCGCCTACTTCAGAGATTGATGAAAGAGAAGCTATACTCATGGCTTCTTCACAAAATAGTGGAAGATGGTAAAGGGCCGAATATAGTAGATGAGAAGGGGCAAGGTGTGCTACACTTAGCAGCTGCACTTGGTTATGATTGGGCAATAAATCCTACTGTTTCTGCTGGAGTGAGCATAAACTTTCGTGATGTGAATGGATGGACTGCACTTCACTGGGCTGCTTTTTGTGGCAG AGAGCGAACCGTTGCAATTCTAGTCTCTGTGGGAGCAGCTCCTGGAGCTCTTACAGACCCATCTCCAGAATTTCCTTTGGGCAGAACTCCTGCTGACTTGGCTTCTGCTAATGGACACAAAGGAATCTCTGGTTTCCTTGCAGAATCTTCCTTGACCAGTTACCTTTCTTCACTCACGATGGATGATCAGAAGGAAGCTGTACAAACAGTTTCTGATCGAATAGCAACTTCTGTCAATTATAGTGATGCGCAAGACATACTGTCACTGAAGGACTCAATTACTGCTGTATGTAATGCTACACAAGCTGCTGATCGAATACATCAAATGTTCAGGATGCAATCCTTCCAGCGGAAACAGTTGAGAGAGTCCAGTGATGGTGTGTCTGGCGAACATGTTATTTCACTTCTAACTACTAAGACACGCAGGCCATTTCAAAGTGACGGGGTAGCCCATGCTGCTGCAACACAAATCCAGAAAAAATTTCGTGgttggaagaaaagaaaagaattcttATTGATCCGGAAAAGAATTGTAAAAATTCAG GCCCATGTCAGAGGACACCAGGTGCGGAAACAGTATAAAACTTTTGTCTGGTCGGTGGGAATTCTGGAGAAAGTTATTTTACGGTGGAGACGTAAAGGGAGTGGTTTGCGAGGATTTCGTCGGGATGCAATTATCAAACCTGACCCACAGTGCACACTTCCAGAAGAGGACGAATATGATTTTCTCAAGGAGGGAAGAAAACAAACTGAAGAAAGGTTTCAGAAGGCACTTACTAGGGTAAAGTCCATGGCTCAGAATCCTGAAGGACGAGGTCAATATCGTAGATTGCTGACATTGGTTCAAGGGATTCAAGAAAATAAG GCTTGCAACATGGTTTTAAACAGTACAGAAGAAGTGGCTGTTGCTGATGAAGACTTTCTCGACGTCGACTCTCTTTTGGATGATGACACTTTCATGTCTATTGCATTTGAATAA